A part of Periplaneta americana isolate PAMFEO1 chromosome 17, P.americana_PAMFEO1_priV1, whole genome shotgun sequence genomic DNA contains:
- the LOC138692778 gene encoding DNA ligase 1-like isoform X1 — translation MMDVFKMEREIGSLAIGRSNNTDVSKEEEKPLSEKGNILDLQVTGINTECMDHTYAIKNEMAFGKTPVPIDFMVMKSGAEEENELDLHMTEIKLECIDKSYDLKSEITFDETPVPIDYPIMKNEVEAEEREINKVEEEFKLEVTAEEDEVLTERVMEEPAKSTSASRMAKMRVRLKTEDAAGFLEKERKRISELRKKKNSKLTAKQKGHCRKYERDRKRLQRTKLKEKQMRKENQNNSDMEEPAKSTSASRMAKMRARLKTEDAAGFLEKERKRISELRKKKKSKLTAKQKEQCRKYERDRKRLQRTKLKEKQMRKENQNNSDKEEPAKSTSASHMAKMRARLKTEDAAGFLEKERKRVSQLRKKQRSKLTAKQKEQCRKYERDRKRLQRTKLKEKQMRKENQNNSGSTTPTSSTS, via the exons AAAGGAAATATATTAGATCTGCAAGTGACTGGAATAAACACGGAATGTATGGACCACACCTATGCTATAAAAAACGAGATGGCATTTGGTAAAACCCCTGTGCCAATTGACTTCATGGTCATGAAAAGTGGCGCTGAG GAAGAAAATGAATTAGATCTACACATGACTGAAATAAAGCTGGAATGTATAGACAAAAGCTATGATCTGAAATCAGAGATAACATTTGATGAAACTCCTGTGCCAATTGACTATCCCATCATGAAGAATGAAGTTGAG GCAGAGGAACGTGAGATAAATAAAGTGGAGGAGGAGTTCAAACTGGAAGTAACGGCAGAAGAAGATGAAGTCTTAACAGAACG TGTCATGGAGGAGCCTGCAAAGTCAACCAGTGCTTCCCGTATGGCAAAGATGAGAGTTCGACTGAAGACAGAAGATGCAGCAGGTTTTCTTGAAAAAGAACGCAAAAGAATTTCTGaattacgaaaaaagaaaaattcaaaattaacagCAAAGCAAAAAGGACATTGTAGGAAATATGAAAGGGACAGGAAAAGGCTgcaaagaacaaaattaaaagaaaaacaaatgagaAAGGAGAATCAGAATAACAGTGATATGGAGGAGCCTGCAAAGTCAACCAGTGCTTCCCGTATGGCAAAGATGAGAGCTCGACTGAAGACAGAAGATGCAGCAGGTTTTCTTGAAAAAGAACGCAAAAGAATTTCTGaattacgaaaaaagaaaaagtcaAAATTAACAGCAAAGCAAAAAGAACAATGTAGGAAATATGAAAGGGACAGGAAAAGGCTgcaaagaacaaaattaaaagaaaaacaaatgagaAAGGAGAATCAGAATAACAGTGATAAGGAGGAGCCTGCAAAGTCAACCAGTGCTTCCCATATGGCAAAGATGAGAGCTCGACTGAAGACAGAAGATGCAGCAGGTTTTCTTGAAAAAGAACGCAAAAGAGTTTCTCAATTACGAAAAAAGCAAAGGTCAAAATTAACAGCAAAGCAAAAAGAACAATGTAGGAAATATGAAAGGGACAGGAAAAGGCTgcaaagaacaaaattaaaagaaaaacaaatgagaAAGGAGAATCAGAATAACAGTGGTAGTACTACACCAACCTCAAGTACATCATAA